One part of the Quercus lobata isolate SW786 chromosome 7, ValleyOak3.0 Primary Assembly, whole genome shotgun sequence genome encodes these proteins:
- the LOC115953495 gene encoding protein ABHD11: MARVLSPRNKPGFHNLLTRFLNSPSPPHRHGGTKSLETLAYEEVQASTTGKPYNSTAFVLHGLLGSARNWRSFSRTLASALSNSDSSPLEWRQVLVDLRNHGRSAEIETLEPPHDMVNAANDLANLVKARGWAWPEVVIGHSMGGKVALQFAESCARGDYGDSVSLPKQLWILDSVPGEVNPENSDGEVEKVLQTLQSLPSSFPSRKWLVNRMIELGFSKSLSEWIGSNLKKSGEHETWAFNLEGAVQMFNSYREKSYWPLLEHPPKGMEIAIVRAENSDRWDSDVIQRLESLATRVGDGSEGKFSVHVLPNSGHWVHVDNPKGLLDMIAPKLASLKPHST, from the exons ATGGCGAGAGTTCTGAGTCCGAGAAACAAGCCAGGTTTCCACAACCTCCTGACTCGGTTCCTCAACTCACCGAGTCCACCTCATCGTCACGGAGGTACAAAATCACTAGAAACCCTAGCGTACGAAGAGGTCCAAGCTTCAACAACAGGGAAACCCTACAACTCAACAGCCTTCGTTCTTCATGGCCTTTTGGGATCCGCCAGAAACTGGAGATCGTTCTCTCGAACTCTAGCTTCCGCTCTCTCCAACTCCGATTCCTCTCCATTGGAGTGGAGGCAAGTGCTTGTGGATTTAAGAAACCATGGAAGATCAGCTGAGATAGAAACCCTAGAACCACCTCATGACATGGTCAACGCGGCCAACGATTTGGCCAATTTAGTCAAGGCTCGAGGTTGGGCTTGGCCCGAGGTTGTTATTGGCCACTCCATGGGTGGCAAGGTTGCGCTTCAGTTCGCAGAGAGTTGTGCTCGTGGTGACTATGGTGATTCTGTTTCATTGCCCAAACAG CTGTGGATACTGGATTCCGTCCCTGGAGAGGTGAACCCTGAAAACAGTGATGGAGAAGTTGAGAAGGTGTTGCAGACCTTACAGAGTTTACCTTCATCGTTCCCATCACGAAA GTGGCTTGTCAATCGTATGATTGAACTTGGGTTTTCCAAGTCCTTGTCAGAATGGATAGGCAGCAACCTCAAGAAATCAGGAGAGCATGAGACATGGGCATTTAATCTTGAAGGTGCTGTGCAGATGTTCAATTCATACAG GGAGAAGTCTTATTGGCCCCTTTTGGAGCATCCGCCAAAAGGTATGGAGATAGCAATTGTGCGCGCAGAGAACAGTGACCGGTGGGACTCAGATGTGATCCAGCGGCTTGAAAGCCTTGCCACTCGAGTAGGAGATGGGTCTGAGGGGAAGTTTTCTGTTCACGTGCTTCCCAATTCAGGCCATTGGGTTCATGTGGACAATCCGAAGGGACTTCTAGATATGATTGCTCCAAAGCTTGCATCTCTTAAACCTCATAGTACTTGA